From the Streptomyces nigrescens genome, one window contains:
- a CDS encoding macrolide family glycosyltransferase, producing the protein MSAFAATPQRHVAVFLFADFGHISPTLGLTRELIRRGHRVTYFVDHQYSEVVERTGARVVGYKSRRGAFVKVPQAGAARLAAEGYELLVESMQTVYPLALSTLAADPPDVVLYDFESFPAARMTAHTLGCATTVQLGISHASNEEFSLRVLLFDPDDPSLREGGAALMRFARDNGIPPEGLGRFLREWDERNLAFLPREFQIKGTTFDERFAFVGPTVAEPEGDVPWSPPADGRRLALVSLGTESNQQRDFFRTCVDAFDGDDWHVVMTLGRDADLAALGDLPPHVEAHRWLPHPAVLPHADVLVCHGGMSCLMEALYFATPAIVVPQAFEHTLTARRVDELGLGRMIDRDRLTTDTLGAAVDDIVADPEIPEHMAWMRASVHGAGGAPRAAGLLEQWARRPASTPAA; encoded by the coding sequence GTGTCAGCATTCGCAGCCACCCCCCAGCGGCATGTCGCCGTGTTCCTGTTCGCCGACTTCGGGCACATCAGCCCGACGCTCGGCCTGACCCGTGAACTCATCCGCCGCGGCCACCGGGTGACGTACTTCGTCGACCACCAGTACAGCGAGGTGGTCGAGCGGACCGGCGCCCGCGTCGTGGGCTACAAGTCCCGGCGCGGTGCCTTCGTCAAGGTGCCCCAGGCCGGCGCGGCCCGCCTGGCAGCCGAAGGGTATGAACTGCTGGTCGAGTCGATGCAGACGGTCTATCCGCTCGCGCTCTCCACCCTGGCGGCCGACCCGCCGGACGTCGTGCTCTACGACTTCGAGTCGTTCCCGGCCGCGCGGATGACCGCGCACACCCTCGGCTGCGCCACCACCGTGCAACTGGGCATCAGCCACGCGTCGAACGAGGAGTTCTCCCTGCGGGTGCTGCTGTTCGACCCCGACGACCCGTCGCTGCGCGAGGGCGGGGCGGCACTGATGCGGTTCGCCCGGGACAACGGCATCCCCCCGGAGGGGCTGGGCCGCTTCCTCCGGGAGTGGGACGAACGCAATCTGGCCTTCCTGCCGAGGGAGTTCCAGATCAAGGGCACCACATTCGACGAGCGCTTCGCCTTCGTGGGGCCCACGGTCGCCGAGCCCGAGGGGGACGTGCCGTGGTCGCCGCCGGCGGACGGCAGGCGGCTGGCGCTGGTCTCGCTGGGCACCGAGTCCAACCAGCAGCGTGACTTCTTCCGTACGTGTGTGGACGCCTTCGACGGAGACGACTGGCATGTGGTGATGACGCTCGGCCGGGACGCGGACCTCGCCGCACTCGGCGACCTCCCGCCGCATGTGGAGGCCCACCGGTGGCTGCCGCACCCGGCGGTGCTTCCGCACGCCGACGTCCTGGTCTGCCATGGGGGCATGAGCTGCCTCATGGAGGCGCTGTACTTCGCCACACCGGCGATCGTGGTGCCCCAGGCCTTCGAACACACCCTGACCGCACGGCGCGTGGACGAGCTGGGCCTGGGCCGGATGATCGACCGAGACCGGCTGACCACCGACACCCTCGGCGCGGCCGTGGACGACATCGTGGCCGACCCGGAGATCCCGGAGCACATGGCGTGGATGCGCGCGAGCGTCCACGGTGCCGGCGGCGCGCCCCGGGCCGCCGGCCTGCTGGAGCAGTGGGCCCGCCGGCCCGCCTCGACCCCGGCGGCCTGA
- the rfbH gene encoding lipopolysaccharide biosynthesis protein RfbH codes for MGYIKSDILELVRKYHQEDVTSGFVPGVTPVAASGAVLDEDDRVALVTAALDLRIAAGTSSRRFERALAKYFGLRKAHLTNSGSSANLLALSALTSPQLEDLRLVPGDEVVTVAAGFPTTVNPIIQNGLVPVFVDVELGTYNTSPERIEEAIGPRTRAIMIAHALGNPFAVEEVAKIADDRGMFLIEDNCDAMGSTYRGRLTGTFGDLATESFYPAHHITMGEGGCVVTDNMVLARIVESLRDWGRDCWCEPGEDNRCFKRFEQQMGALPHGYDHKYIFSHVGYNLKSTDLQAALGLTQIGRIDEFGAARQHNWARLRAGLDGLPHLLLPEPTPDSDPSWFGFVITVRDGAPFSTAELIDHLESRRVATRRFFAGNLTRHPAYLEREFRVSGSLANSDIITERTFWIGVFPGLTDEMIDHSIRSVTEFVMSRT; via the coding sequence ATGGGGTACATCAAGAGTGACATTCTGGAGCTGGTACGCAAGTACCACCAGGAGGACGTCACGTCCGGATTCGTGCCAGGGGTGACGCCGGTGGCGGCCTCGGGCGCGGTCCTCGACGAGGACGACCGGGTCGCCCTTGTCACGGCGGCCCTGGACCTGCGGATCGCGGCCGGGACCAGTTCCCGCAGGTTCGAGCGCGCGCTCGCCAAGTACTTCGGGCTGCGGAAGGCACATCTGACCAACTCCGGCTCGTCTGCCAACCTGCTGGCGCTCAGTGCGCTGACCTCGCCCCAGTTGGAGGATCTGCGGCTGGTGCCGGGGGACGAGGTGGTCACGGTGGCGGCCGGTTTCCCCACGACGGTGAACCCGATCATTCAGAACGGTCTGGTGCCGGTCTTCGTCGATGTCGAGCTCGGCACCTACAACACCTCCCCGGAACGCATCGAGGAGGCCATCGGCCCGCGCACCCGGGCCATCATGATCGCCCATGCGCTCGGCAACCCGTTCGCCGTCGAGGAGGTCGCGAAGATCGCCGACGACCGGGGGATGTTCCTCATCGAGGACAACTGCGATGCGATGGGCAGTACGTACCGCGGCAGGCTGACGGGGACCTTCGGGGACCTGGCGACGGAGAGCTTCTATCCGGCCCACCACATCACCATGGGCGAGGGTGGGTGCGTGGTGACGGACAACATGGTGCTGGCCCGGATCGTGGAGTCACTGCGGGACTGGGGCCGCGACTGCTGGTGCGAGCCCGGTGAGGACAACCGCTGCTTCAAGCGGTTCGAGCAGCAGATGGGCGCCCTGCCGCACGGCTACGACCACAAGTACATCTTCTCGCACGTCGGGTACAACCTGAAGTCGACCGACCTGCAGGCCGCGCTCGGACTCACCCAGATCGGGAGGATCGACGAGTTCGGTGCCGCCCGGCAGCACAACTGGGCCCGGCTGCGCGCCGGGCTGGACGGCCTGCCCCATCTCCTGCTTCCCGAGCCCACACCGGACAGTGACCCGAGCTGGTTCGGTTTTGTGATCACCGTCCGGGACGGCGCGCCCTTCTCGACCGCCGAACTGATCGACCACCTGGAGTCCCGGCGGGTGGCCACCCGCCGCTTCTTCGCCGGCAACCTCACCCGCCACCCGGCTTACCTGGAGCGGGAGTTCCGGGTGAGCGGGTCGCTGGCCAACAGCGACATCATCACCGAGCGCACCTTCTGGATCGGGGTGTTCCCCGGGCTGACCGACGAGATGATCGACCACAGCATCCGCAGCGTCACCGAGTTCGTCATGTCCCGCACCTGA
- a CDS encoding SDR family NAD(P)-dependent oxidoreductase — protein sequence MRTELMRPLDELLIRHAGRFADEIAFSDARRSVTYAALEQRTARLAGHLADLGLDRGGRAALYLDDGVEMREGSLAVLRAAAVGVPLTPDVTDAELAHLLDDSGADVLITAPALVDQVLRVLPQRPGCTVVVTGEGAAPDGTERYETLAATDPAAPARDGLGLDEPAWMLYTSGTTGRPEGVPATQRTCLWSTAAGTAPLLGPSLLDRVLWPLPLFHGLSHSICLVGVQDAGATAHPLMAGPTSDDVREAPRTAAAVGAAAAEHPLLGAAVEIPDSESVLFTGRLSARTHDWLTHHRIADSTVVPGSALVELTVRAGDEVGCGLLETLSLEAPLVLPEQGAVQLRVMAGSPDETGRRPVTVHARRDDGGTGRPWTRHAAGTLAASGPAPSWRLDVWPPAEATAVETTELYPSLAAAGHVYGPPFQGVRAVWRRGDDLFAEIALPDEQRAEAAAFGLHPALLDAALHPLWSEGDDDARPARQPGRWRGVCLHSAGASVLRVRITRAAPGECTVVAADATGRPVLTVEHLEPRAVSSPALRGAGAAQQDSLFRVEWTDVPSASIAVDVPQSWAVVGDDPLRARSGLMKAGQYAERYPSLEALAKEVDGGASVPDVVVVTAGTDTASTAPGGVDAADGVHRLTGQALSWAQEWLRTPAFTASTLLVLTRGAVAAWDGTPARDLGAAAVWGLVGSAQTEAPGRFSLVDTDASKATWRTLLTVARSDEPQLALRKGALRVPRLVRCAAPAGRTPLFDGQPGTVLLTGGTGLLGAALARHLITEHGVRDLLVTSRRGPDAPGAAELRAELTALGAHVTLAACDVADRGAVDALLATLPADRPLTAVVHMAGVTDNGIVLSLTPGRLETVLRPKVDAALVLHEATKDLDLSAFVMFSSVAGVFGGAGQGNYAAANVFLDALAQNRRAQGAPAQSIAWGLWAGRDVLAPGTARLPVQPLPMAEGLELFDAVCGLDEGHVVAARLDSAELRARAASAGLPPLLRALVRKPARPLAQDAPAEASALRHRLAAMTDAERDETLLALVRRHVAAGLGKVSAEAIGPEHAFQDLGFDSLTALTVRNALNAATQLTLPPAVMFDFAGPQALVQHLKRELLGC from the coding sequence ATGCGCACTGAACTGATGCGGCCGCTGGACGAGTTGCTCATCCGGCACGCCGGTCGATTCGCTGACGAGATCGCTTTCTCCGACGCCCGCCGCAGTGTGACCTACGCTGCGCTGGAGCAGCGCACCGCGCGGCTGGCCGGCCACCTGGCGGACCTGGGGCTGGACCGTGGGGGCCGCGCCGCCCTCTATCTGGACGACGGCGTCGAGATGAGGGAGGGCTCTCTGGCGGTCCTCCGTGCCGCGGCCGTCGGCGTGCCGCTCACGCCGGACGTGACGGACGCGGAACTGGCCCACCTGCTCGACGACAGCGGCGCCGACGTGCTGATCACCGCACCGGCCCTGGTCGACCAGGTGCTCCGCGTACTGCCGCAGCGCCCGGGGTGCACCGTCGTGGTCACCGGGGAGGGCGCCGCGCCCGACGGCACCGAGCGGTACGAGACCCTGGCCGCCACCGACCCCGCCGCACCGGCACGCGACGGCCTCGGCCTGGACGAGCCGGCGTGGATGCTCTACACCTCGGGGACCACCGGGCGGCCCGAGGGCGTGCCGGCGACCCAGCGCACCTGCCTGTGGTCGACGGCGGCGGGCACCGCACCGCTCCTGGGCCCCTCGCTCCTCGACCGGGTGCTCTGGCCACTGCCGCTGTTCCACGGGCTGTCGCACAGCATCTGCCTGGTGGGTGTGCAGGACGCCGGCGCCACGGCGCACCCTCTCATGGCCGGGCCGACGTCCGACGACGTACGGGAGGCCCCGCGGACGGCCGCCGCCGTGGGGGCCGCTGCCGCCGAACACCCCCTGCTGGGCGCGGCCGTGGAGATACCGGACTCCGAGTCGGTGCTGTTCACCGGGCGTCTGTCGGCACGGACCCACGACTGGCTGACCCACCACCGGATTGCGGACAGCACCGTCGTTCCGGGCTCGGCGCTGGTCGAGCTGACGGTCCGCGCGGGTGACGAGGTGGGCTGCGGCCTGCTGGAAACGCTCTCCCTGGAGGCGCCGCTGGTCCTGCCTGAGCAGGGCGCCGTCCAGCTCCGGGTCATGGCCGGTTCACCGGACGAGACGGGCCGCCGGCCGGTCACCGTCCACGCGCGGCGCGACGACGGGGGCACCGGACGGCCGTGGACCCGCCACGCCGCCGGGACTCTCGCCGCCAGCGGTCCCGCCCCGTCGTGGCGCCTCGACGTGTGGCCCCCGGCCGAGGCCACCGCGGTGGAGACCACCGAGCTGTACCCCTCACTGGCCGCCGCCGGCCACGTGTACGGGCCCCCCTTCCAGGGGGTGCGGGCGGTGTGGCGCCGCGGCGACGACCTCTTCGCCGAGATCGCCCTGCCCGACGAACAGCGCGCCGAAGCCGCCGCGTTCGGCCTCCACCCCGCCCTGCTGGACGCGGCGCTGCACCCGCTGTGGTCGGAGGGCGACGACGACGCGCGACCGGCGAGGCAGCCGGGCCGGTGGCGTGGGGTGTGCCTGCACAGCGCGGGTGCGTCGGTCCTCCGCGTGCGGATCACCCGGGCGGCGCCGGGGGAGTGCACCGTCGTCGCCGCCGACGCGACCGGCAGGCCGGTGCTCACCGTCGAGCACCTCGAACCGCGCGCGGTGTCCTCCCCTGCGCTCAGGGGTGCCGGCGCGGCCCAGCAGGACAGCCTGTTCCGGGTGGAGTGGACCGATGTGCCGAGCGCGTCGATCGCGGTGGACGTCCCCCAGTCGTGGGCCGTCGTGGGCGACGACCCGCTCCGGGCGCGGTCCGGGCTGATGAAGGCCGGACAGTACGCCGAGCGGTACCCGTCGCTGGAAGCCCTGGCCAAGGAGGTCGACGGCGGCGCGTCCGTACCGGACGTCGTGGTGGTCACCGCCGGCACGGACACCGCAAGCACAGCCCCCGGCGGCGTCGATGCCGCGGATGGCGTCCACCGGCTGACCGGGCAGGCGCTGTCCTGGGCCCAGGAGTGGCTGCGGACCCCCGCCTTCACCGCCTCCACCCTGCTCGTCCTCACCCGCGGCGCGGTGGCTGCCTGGGACGGGACCCCCGCACGGGACCTGGGCGCGGCCGCCGTGTGGGGTCTGGTCGGCTCGGCACAGACCGAGGCGCCCGGCCGCTTCAGCCTCGTCGACACCGACGCGAGCAAAGCCACCTGGCGTACCCTGCTCACCGTCGCCCGGTCCGACGAGCCCCAACTCGCGCTGCGCAAAGGCGCGTTGCGGGTACCTCGGCTGGTCCGTTGCGCCGCCCCGGCCGGACGCACGCCGCTGTTCGACGGTCAGCCCGGCACTGTCCTCCTCACCGGAGGCACCGGCCTGCTGGGCGCCGCCCTCGCCCGCCACTTGATCACCGAACACGGCGTACGCGACCTGCTGGTGACCAGCCGCCGGGGCCCCGACGCCCCGGGCGCCGCGGAGCTTCGTGCCGAGCTGACCGCGCTGGGCGCCCATGTGACCCTCGCGGCGTGTGACGTGGCCGACCGCGGCGCGGTGGACGCGCTGCTGGCGACGCTGCCCGCCGACCGTCCGCTCACCGCCGTGGTGCACATGGCCGGCGTCACCGACAACGGGATCGTGCTGTCCCTGACGCCCGGCCGGCTGGAGACGGTGCTGCGGCCCAAGGTGGATGCCGCGCTCGTCCTGCACGAGGCGACCAAGGACCTGGACCTGTCGGCGTTCGTCATGTTCTCGTCGGTCGCGGGCGTCTTCGGCGGCGCGGGACAGGGCAACTACGCGGCGGCCAATGTCTTCCTGGACGCTCTCGCCCAGAACCGCCGCGCGCAGGGCGCCCCGGCGCAGTCCATCGCCTGGGGGCTGTGGGCCGGCCGGGACGTCCTGGCGCCGGGTACCGCCCGGCTGCCGGTGCAACCGCTCCCCATGGCCGAGGGCCTGGAACTCTTCGACGCGGTGTGCGGCCTGGACGAGGGCCATGTGGTCGCGGCACGGCTGGACAGTGCCGAACTCCGCGCCCGGGCCGCGTCCGCCGGCCTCCCGCCGCTGCTGCGCGCACTGGTGCGGAAGCCTGCCCGGCCGTTGGCGCAGGACGCGCCGGCGGAGGCGTCCGCGCTGAGGCACCGCCTCGCCGCGATGACCGATGCCGAGCGGGACGAGACGCTCCTCGCACTGGTCCGCCGGCACGTTGCCGCAGGCCTGGGCAAGGTCTCCGCCGAGGCGATCGGACCGGAGCACGCGTTCCAGGACCTCGGCTTCGACTCGCTGACGGCCCTGACGGTCCGCAATGCGCTGAACGCGGCCACCCAGCTCACCCTGCCCCCTGCGGTGATGTTCGACTTCGCCGGCCCGCAAGCGCTGGTGCAGCACCTCAAGAGAGAACTGCTCGGATGCTGA